GTTACACCCCCGCAGCTCCAACTCATACTTTATAAGCTGTTTCCAGAAGCCGTTATTAGGCCTCACCATGGGTCGGCAAGTCTTCATCCACCTGTGGGCCTCCAGCAGGGTCACACCTGTGTGCTTCATCAGGTAAGCCATGCAAAGAGCTGCAGAGCGGCTCACACCGGCGTTACAGTGCACCAATGTCCGGCCTCCGCTCTCCGCAGTCTGCTGGATTTTATCTGCTACCCCGTCAAACTGCTCGAAAAGGGGGGCCACGGGAGAGTCAGACACCGGGATGTGGATGTACTCCTCCACTCCTGGAGGAGGAGGGCAGCTGCTCCTTGTCTCGGTGGCGTTCACTATGCAGGTGATGTTGAACCGAGACACCTGGGAGGAATCGTTAGCCGCTCTGCCGTTACTCAGATAAAGGTGGTCGGTGACTCGGCACAGGCCTGACAGACCCGGAGGACCCGCCTGGAGCATCTATACTGTCACATTTACCGCTCAAACACTGCAAGACTGACACAAATTTACAAGTACTCTGATATGTTCAGCCAACAGTGGACAAGCTGCTGTCAGTTGTATGGCAAAGCAGGAGGGCCAAATTTATGTACGCGCATACTCTGTCGCCCCCTGCTGGATGGGGTTTGTAATGACGGGGGCAGCAGTTTGTCAATCATCTTTATTACAGTCAATAATCGATCACAAACATGAATTAAAAGATGTTAACAAGGTGGTAAAGGGGGTAACATATGGCCATGTAAAATTAGCATTAATTTAACACGGTAAGGAGCATGTCTTGGTCGGATGTGTCACACAGTAAGCATTGGGAAAATAAA
The Cheilinus undulatus linkage group 5, ASM1832078v1, whole genome shotgun sequence DNA segment above includes these coding regions:
- the zgc:153044 gene encoding dual specificity protein phosphatase 18 translates to MLQAGPPGLSGLCRVTDHLYLSNGRAANDSSQVSRFNITCIVNATETRSSCPPPPGVEEYIHIPVSDSPVAPLFEQFDGVADKIQQTAESGGRTLVHCNAGVSRSAALCMAYLMKHTGVTLLEAHRWMKTCRPMVRPNNGFWKQLIKYELELRGCNSVRIVSSSMGEIPDIYEEEARNMMPL